The proteins below come from a single Xyrauchen texanus isolate HMW12.3.18 chromosome 1, RBS_HiC_50CHRs, whole genome shotgun sequence genomic window:
- the LOC127647986 gene encoding C-type mannose receptor 2-like isoform X1 yields MVCISSEMEQKTFITFILSAVFSSSACVARQYHFVNQNLNWTDAQRYCRENYTDLATINNKNDIEDLLKSVNDGQIQYVWIGLQKTVSYKWKWSLGDPAFYTGNNSQYRNWTPGQPNGDGDCSNMYTGQWNDSPCNNILPFICYNDSSKGFIPVLQTMTWRAAQNYCREYHTDLVSVRNQTENQQIEKIRNDANITSGVWIGLFRDSWEWSDQSNSSFRNWGKNIPDNYGGNENCAVVWVKSDRGQWGDWKCDGKTQFVCHEDKLVLVQQNLSWNEALRYCRENHVDLVSVNSEQIQRQVMELARKASTAEVWLGLHHYCAMNMWIWLRGEVVCYQNWAAGHGTGVEDCRYEPRVGAVQSGGDQRWISLPQTHKLNFICTNSED; encoded by the exons ATGGTCTGTATCTCCTCAGAAATGGAGCAAAAAACATTCATCACTTTTATTCTCtcag CTGTCTTCAGTTCATCTGCATGTGTTGCACGTCAGTATCACTTTGTGAATCAGAATTTGAACTGGACTGATGCTCAGAGATACTGCAGAGAGAATTACACAGATCTGGCCACCATCAACAACAAGAATGACATAGAAGATCTGCTGAAGAGTGTGAATGATGGTCAGATTCAGTATGTCTGGATTGGACTGCAGAAGACAGTCAGTTATAAATGGAAGTGGTCTCTGGGTGACCCTGCGTTCTACACAGGAAATAATTCACAGTATCGTAACTGGACACCGGGACAACCGAATGGTGATGGTGACTGTAGTAACATGTATACTGGACAATGGAATGATTCCCCTTGTAATAACATCTTACCCTTCATATGTTACAATG ACAGCAGTAAAGGATTCATCCCTGTACTTCAGACAATGACGTGGAGAGCTGCTCAGAATTACTGCAGAGAGTATCACACAGATCTGGTCAGTGTGAGGAACCAGACTGAGAATCAACAGATTGAGAAGATCAGGAATGATGCAAACATAACATCTGGAGTCTGGATCGGTCTGTTCAGAGACTCATGGGAGTGGTCAGATCAGAGTAACTCCTCATTCAGAAACTGGGGGAAAAACATACCTGATAATTATGGGGGGAATGAAAACTGTGCAGTGGTTTGGGTAAAGTCAGACCGTGGACAATGGGGTGACTGGAAGTGTGATGGAAAAACTCAGTTTGTCTGTCATGAAG ATAAACTGGTTTTGGTTCAACAGAATCTGAGCTGGAATGAAGCTCTGAGATACTGCAGAGAGAATCATGTGGATCTGGTGTCAGTTAACTCTGAACAGATTCAGCGTCAGGTGATGGAATTGGCTAGAAAAGCCTCCACTGCTGAAGTGTGGTTGGGTTTACACCACTACTGCGCCATGAACATGTGGATCTGGTTGAGGGGGGAGGTCGTGTGTTATCAGAATTGGGCTGCAGGTCACGGGACAGGAGTGGAAGACTGCAGGTATGAACCGAGAGTTGGAGCAGTTCAGTCTGGAGGAGATCAGCGCTGGATCAGCCTTCCTCAAACTCACAAACTCAACTTCATCTGCACCAACTCTGAAG ACTGA
- the LOC127647986 gene encoding C-type mannose receptor 2-like isoform X2: MEQKTFITFILSAVFSSSACVARQYHFVNQNLNWTDAQRYCRENYTDLATINNKNDIEDLLKSVNDGQIQYVWIGLQKTVSYKWKWSLGDPAFYTGNNSQYRNWTPGQPNGDGDCSNMYTGQWNDSPCNNILPFICYNDSSKGFIPVLQTMTWRAAQNYCREYHTDLVSVRNQTENQQIEKIRNDANITSGVWIGLFRDSWEWSDQSNSSFRNWGKNIPDNYGGNENCAVVWVKSDRGQWGDWKCDGKTQFVCHEDKLVLVQQNLSWNEALRYCRENHVDLVSVNSEQIQRQVMELARKASTAEVWLGLHHYCAMNMWIWLRGEVVCYQNWAAGHGTGVEDCRYEPRVGAVQSGGDQRWISLPQTHKLNFICTNSED; encoded by the exons ATGGAGCAAAAAACATTCATCACTTTTATTCTCtcag CTGTCTTCAGTTCATCTGCATGTGTTGCACGTCAGTATCACTTTGTGAATCAGAATTTGAACTGGACTGATGCTCAGAGATACTGCAGAGAGAATTACACAGATCTGGCCACCATCAACAACAAGAATGACATAGAAGATCTGCTGAAGAGTGTGAATGATGGTCAGATTCAGTATGTCTGGATTGGACTGCAGAAGACAGTCAGTTATAAATGGAAGTGGTCTCTGGGTGACCCTGCGTTCTACACAGGAAATAATTCACAGTATCGTAACTGGACACCGGGACAACCGAATGGTGATGGTGACTGTAGTAACATGTATACTGGACAATGGAATGATTCCCCTTGTAATAACATCTTACCCTTCATATGTTACAATG ACAGCAGTAAAGGATTCATCCCTGTACTTCAGACAATGACGTGGAGAGCTGCTCAGAATTACTGCAGAGAGTATCACACAGATCTGGTCAGTGTGAGGAACCAGACTGAGAATCAACAGATTGAGAAGATCAGGAATGATGCAAACATAACATCTGGAGTCTGGATCGGTCTGTTCAGAGACTCATGGGAGTGGTCAGATCAGAGTAACTCCTCATTCAGAAACTGGGGGAAAAACATACCTGATAATTATGGGGGGAATGAAAACTGTGCAGTGGTTTGGGTAAAGTCAGACCGTGGACAATGGGGTGACTGGAAGTGTGATGGAAAAACTCAGTTTGTCTGTCATGAAG ATAAACTGGTTTTGGTTCAACAGAATCTGAGCTGGAATGAAGCTCTGAGATACTGCAGAGAGAATCATGTGGATCTGGTGTCAGTTAACTCTGAACAGATTCAGCGTCAGGTGATGGAATTGGCTAGAAAAGCCTCCACTGCTGAAGTGTGGTTGGGTTTACACCACTACTGCGCCATGAACATGTGGATCTGGTTGAGGGGGGAGGTCGTGTGTTATCAGAATTGGGCTGCAGGTCACGGGACAGGAGTGGAAGACTGCAGGTATGAACCGAGAGTTGGAGCAGTTCAGTCTGGAGGAGATCAGCGCTGGATCAGCCTTCCTCAAACTCACAAACTCAACTTCATCTGCACCAACTCTGAAG ACTGA